Genomic window (Lynx canadensis isolate LIC74 chromosome A1, mLynCan4.pri.v2, whole genome shotgun sequence):
TTTATATCCCAAATAACTGGTAGTGGAGCCAGCTGGAGAGATTTCTTCAAGTTCCTTAGCTATTAGACATGATTTTTAAGAGACAATCTAGCTTGTAGAGATAGTGTCCATACTTGTTTCATGGGATTTTAGTTAATGCTATTAGGGAAGAGGAAGTATGTAGACAGTtgtaatagactttttttttccttttttaagaaatacCATTCTGAAGCTTTTCAAGAACGTATGTCttgtaattttgtttcttgttttagttCAGCTCTAAGTGATACccccttttaaaaacattgcCTGTGTTTTTATGTTCCAAATGTAATGTGTTAGGTAGTGTGGATATTACAAAAATTGCCTCACTTTGTGggaatttatgaaacaatacTTATAAAGCAGGAATTCTAAAATAAGATAGCTTTTAgtacacttgtttcttttttgagcaCTTCTTATGTGCCTGGCAATGTTCTGATAAGcagtttacttttattaatttactcatttttcacaaaattctaaaagaatattGAATCCTAGCAAATTTCAATAACATGTACCAAGGATTCATATCTACTACGTGACACCTTGATAATGGATCCTAGGCAGTCTGGCGTCAGAGTCTACTTTTCTTAACTCTCCTTGTCTAAAATGTTgatcatttatatgtggatttataactaaagaaagtttatttgcttaaaataggaaaaaagttaATCCCTTAAATTCAAAATTACCACAGAGGAGTACAAATACTAAAGAACATAATGTTTCCCTCTCTAAAATTTGGAAACAGACATTCCTGAAATTTGCTTCTTTActtttgggaaataaaatagcagcttagttttttttataaacttttttttgttttatttttttggaaaagccATTCCTGTTGAATCTTACCTTTTTATGGCTGTAATACACTTGGAAAATGCCTCAAGactggattaaatgaaatattctatttttaactaattGTTCACATAACATTTCTAGAAAAGTAGAAGCATGGATATTTTATCATATGTAGAGTTTTATAAAGGCAGTTATATATATAATCCAGTTTGATCCACAGCAAAGATTAGACTGTCTAGCTGATGTCAAGGTCAGTTATTCTTGATCTTTATTAACTCTGTCTTTTCCCTGTCAGGTCTATTAGTATGTTAACTAAGTTATCCAGTTTTTCCAAGAATGTGCATGGCGTATTTGAGGGCAGGATCAAGCTGCAAGGATTAAGAGAAAtggttttaaattaattaactgTGACTAATGAATGGTCACATGTTTCTACAGCCTATGATACTGCAAATAGATTAACTTTCTAGAATTTGAATggttcaaatgaaaatattttagctttatttttgttaattctaCTAATTTACTTTACTGCAGGAGTGGAGTCAACATATCAATGGAGCAAGTCACAGTCGTCGATGCCAGCTTCTTCTTGAAATGTAGGAGTTTGAAATACCTTTAAAGCATCCATACCGTGAATCAGAAACAGCCATTGATTGGTTTTGGGAATTCATCATTTGCTTGTAATATCCACATTGTTATCACTGCATAGTTGATAGTGACCAGGCATTactaattgaaaacaaaatgtttagaTCTGGAATCTCATTTGAAATATTAGGTGCAGTGATAGtggtattttatgatttaataCTACTTGTAGGGCAAATAAACATTGGTTCTTTTCTACaaattgaaagaatttaaaatagactTAAAGATGGGCTTGGATGTGTACAATAGACTTAAACATTTTCAATAACCATGATACATGCTCTAAAAATACAGAGTAGAAAAGGGGAAAAGTCATTAGAAATCACAAGTTAGTTGTCAAACAAAATCCTTCAagatgtattttttgtttttgacttccTTTTGGTTATGATTTAAGCTGCTGGAATGGAATTGGATTCCTAAAGAATCTCCCTGCCTAAACAGCACACATAGCCATTCTTCACTAGAATGCCAGTTTTCACATATGTTAGCtctgttgggttttcttttcttttgtagtgCCACAGCTCACCTCTATAGTGGGTACTGGTATTTAATATTGGAGAAGGAAAATCTGTGGTCAGTTCTCATTTCCCTGTAGATGCACATTTCCAATTCTCCATGCAGCGCTTTCCCTACTTACGACTtaacaaatagattaaaaaattaaacttcaacATATATTACCTACTTTTGCAATACTGAACAAGATTATTCTTGTTCATTTGGATTAATTTGATGTTTTTGGAAATATCTATGATGTTGTAAACTGTGATATTTCTAACACTTAGACTCTCATTAACTCTACTAATAAATAATCTCTTGTTTTAAAGGCCAAACAAGGCTATTTGTGaaaaggacagttttattttaaagttaattttctgGTCTCTTTAAAGCTACCCCGAATGGAATCCTGACAATGATACAGGACACACaatgtaagttaaaatttttaagctGTTGTTTGTAAAGGAGATCATTATAAGGAATTCAGGTTAAActttcaaaatttataaacaaaaaatatttcatgaatatcTTTATCGAATATGAGAGTTTGGTAAAAGTCACTGGGTAAAAGATTCTTTAGAAACTATATTATGCTAGTAATtgttattatgttatttttgtagCTTTTTCCCCAGTTACTTCACATAAAAATGCCTACAGAGATTGGAATTACAATCATAAAAGGGGTGTTTTAACAATAAATCTTAATTACTTCTGATAGAcctctttgtcattttttatattttatgtctcACATTACTAGGGGTGATCCATTCATGTTGCAGCAATCAACAAACCCAGCACCAGGAATTCTGGGACCTCCACCCCCCTCATTTCATCTTGGGGGACCAGCAGTTGGACCAAGAGGAAATCTGGGTGATTATAAAATTTGTTACTTTTCCCTAAGAACTTTcaccataaaaattaaatgtagtcATTAGAGGCAAAAGAAGCCTCATTGAAATGTTATTAGAAAATAGCATCACTTTAAAAGACATGGTTCTCCTGGTATTTTTGATAAACTCTGGTTTGTGTTGAAAGATGGCCAGTTTTCATACTTATTATAAGACTgaaaaaagtaactttttctCCATAAAGGTGCTGGGAATGGAAACCTGCAAGGACCAAGACACATGCAAAAAGGCAGAGTGGTCAGTAATACAgcttttgattttactttatttgctgTTTGGGGAAATGTGATttaactttttcccccccttgagagagagagagcctgagtgtacacatgggggaggggcagagggagagagaatccttaagcaggcttcacaatcAGTGcagaggctccatctcacaactgtgagatcatgacctgagccaaaaatcaagaattggacaacccagccaccaggcactccttgcccccctccctttttttttttacttaactttCAAATCTTTGTGAATTGAATCTGTCTTGTAATCCTTTATTATAGGGAGACtgctataatttgaaaataatcagCCTTTTATATGACTTTGATAaacgttttcattttcatataccCATACTATAGAGATTACACCTTGAGTGTAACAAATTTTGCTATCCAGTTAAGCacacagtattcttttttaaaaccagtCCAGAGTCTGTTCTCTGAATCTTCAAGATATACTCCAGTGAATCTGATTTCCTGTGTAGTTACAAAATTCTCTAGAATGTTATGAGTTGTTTTAAATCTATTCTGGTTAGACTATGAAAGTCCTTTCGTCTTGATTCTAAAGAGACCtcttgacttgatttttttttcctaatggatAGGAAACCAGCCGCGTTGTTCATATCATGGATTTTCAGCGAGGGAAAAACTTGAGATATCAACTATTACAGTTGGTAGAACCATTTGGAGTCATTTCAAATCATCtgattctaaataaaattaatgaggtATGAGTTGAAATCAGTGCTGTATTCATTACTAATATActtcttaaaggttttttttatgattttgtatttgaaaaagatCTCCGTGTATTCTTAAATCATTAACATGGAATGTGatagagaaaaaagcaaatagttGATGCATGTCAATAATATTAAATTCTAGTCCTAACGGATTATTGAGTAACTTTATTAATTGTGATCCTTAAGCAGTTAAATTGTCATTACATTACTATATGAGCTATAAAAGAATGGTAATTCTTTGGGAAGTGATTCCACACTTTTATCAAAATAGTGCCAAGTTATTATTTCAAATCCAGTAGACAATAAATCACAGTTGAATAGCATGAAGGTAATAAAATCTGAGATGACCTTTAATAAAAGAGCAAATAGCAATTTTGGGATTTTTGTTCTGCTTTCAGACTCTTAAAAATGCTTCCTAATGATTAAATATATCTAGAAAGACTTGGGcggtgtttctgttttgttttagaaatattaattttgtgcAATTTTAGGCATTTATTGAAATGGCAACCACAGAGGATGCTCAGGCTGCAGTGGATTATTACACAACCACACCAGCATTAGTATTTGGCAAGCCAGTGAGAGTTCACTTATCCCAGAAGTATAAAAGAATAAAGGTAATAACAATTCTTTTCCCATTTGTACCACCAACATTTGTACAtcattttaatgcttattaactAGCTATTTTAAGTTGCTACTAATAAATAGGATTATCTTCACTATCAGTAAGTAAGTATGGCATACCTACCAACATTTGacttgccttttgtttgtttacctattgttattttctgtttattatttagaAACCTGAAGGGAAACCAGACCAGAAATTTGATCAGAAGCAAGAACTTGGGCGTGTGATACATCTCAGCAATTTACCTCATTCTGGTTATTCGGATAGTGCAGTTCTCAAGCTTGCTGAACCTTacggaaaaattaaaaattatatactgatGAGGATGAAAAGCCAGGTAATACCACAGATAAAAGGTTTTTAAGATTACTTTTCAGTAAATCTCACttttaggggttttttgtttggttgtttcttgtttggtttttttgttttggggtttttttttggtatatatttttagtGAAGGGGGAGGTAATTAAATTCATCTTCtcagataaattttctttttaaaaattcaaaaaaaatttttttttttaatgtttgtttatttttgagaaaaagagagggagagatagaatacgaagcaggttccaggctctgagctgtcagcacagagcctgacacagggctcaaactcaggaaccatgagttcatgacctgagccgaaattggaagctcaactgactgagccacccagtctcccctcctAGATAAATATTCTTAGCCTAACTGATAAATGGTGATTTCTTTAAGTCCTACTAGATTTTCTTAATGTATAAagataaatactgaaaattataaagtgGGAAGTAAAGATTTCCTTCTCTTGCCTAGACTAGTAAcgctatttgtttttaaagtttgctttcaaaaatattagTTTGTATATAGTTATGctgttttttcttccctcaagTGGTATTATATCATTGTGTGGATTACATTGACTAAAAACTATAACAAATTTAACTTCTTGAGTTGGTGGATATTTAGAGTTGCTAGTTTTTTGGACTGTACCATTGGTGTTGCTTTGGACTTGGCAGCATGTGAATTTTTGCATATTCAGATCATATAATTGAAGGATAAAATTTCAGAATTAGACTTTTGGATCCTGATGTCTTTTTTACTTTGATATTTCCAAATTggtcttaaaaaaatagtaccaATTTATAATCACACCAGCATTTTCCAAGAGTGCTTTAACTCTGTAGATGTTTTAGACTTCAAATTAAGTGAATTGAATGGGTGAGTTAAGTTGTCaacttgtatttttcattttaaaaatccagagtaaggagaatgtttattttgttaactcttttttttttttaatattttttaatgtttatgttttaaacatttatttttaatgtttatttttgagagagagagagggagggagagacagagtgggagcaggagaggggcagagagagggagacagagaatctgaagcaggttccaggctccaagctgtcagcacagagcctgacatggggcttgaacccacgaaccatgagatcatgacctgagccaaagtaggacgctcaaccaagccAGCCACCCACACCTCCCCTTAATGTGTATTGTTTCTGAGCGAGAGAGTACGCACGAGCAGGAGAgtagtgggagacacagaatctgaagcaggcttcaggctctgaactgtcagcacagagccagacatggcgCTTGAAttccccaaccatgagatcatgatctgagccaaagtctgacacccaacccactgagcaacTCAGGTTCCCCtgttgttaagttttttttttttttttttttttttcttttttttttcaacgtttttattttatttttgggacagagagagacagagcatgaacgggggaggggcagagagagagggagacacaaaatcggaaacaggctccaggctccgagccatcagcccagagcctgacgcggggcttgaactcacggaccgcgagatcgtgacctggctgaagtcggacgcttaaccgactgcaccacccaggcgccccttgttaagTCTTTTTTAAGGGCATTCTGAGTTTGTATCTTTccagactattttttttattgttttaatgtttgtttatttttgagagagcacaagcaggggaggggcagaaagcaagagttgggtacttaactggcagagctacccaggtgcccctttccagactttttattttgagagagagtgtaacagagaagggtcagagaaagggagagagaatcccaagtaggttccacactgtccgcacagagcctgacgcggggcttgattccatgaccctgggatcatgacctgagctgaaatcaagagtcggacaccgaACCTACTAAGCTACCCAGGTTGCCCccatactttttaattaatttttcttacagTATTTTGAGTAATAGCTTCTAAGCTaattactttatctttttatttatattacagaAAACGTACAGAAAACATATAGATGTTTTAATATTTAGTGCTACTTTGTAATTGGgtgatttttaacttttactgGGGTCtctattaaaaaactaaattttcctaacagatggattaaaaaaaataataagcaccaGAGTTAAATGCAGTTCTTTGAAAActaatgttcttcttttttttctttcttttttttaaaggcttttattGAGATGGAGACCAGAGAAGATGCAATGGCAATGGTCGACCACTGTTTGAAAAAGGCCCTTTGGTTTCAGGGGAGATGTGTTAAAGTTGACttgtcagaaaaatataaaaaattggtACTGAGGGTATGTAGTACTGGATTTGTCATCATTATAAAATCTCACATATTTTAAgccacagcattttttttttttttttttttttttttttttttttttttttaagatacagaacaacACCAAGCTGAGGGCGagggggctgagagaaagggagagagagaatcccaagcaggcgccatgctGTCGGGgaagaacctgactcagggctcgattccataaactgtgagatcatgacctaagccaaaatcaagggtcagatgcctaatcaactgagtcacctgggCGCCCCACGCCATGGCattcttataaacatttttgtttgctaAGAATAAaggatttggtttttaaaaaaaattttttttttaacatttatttatttttgagacagcatgaatgggggagggtcagagagggagacacagaatccgaaacaggctccaggctctgagctgtcagcacaaagctggatgcggggctcgagctcacagaccgcgagatcatgacctgagccaaagtcggctgcttaacctgactgagccaccgaggcgccccaggATTTGGTTTTTTAAAGATACCAACCTTTTTCCCCCCTGGTGTTCTtcagaagtgttttgtttttttaatggtactGTGTAAGAAATGCCTTTATTGCTTTAttctatttaaagattttatttgaacaGAGCTCTGctaccaaaatatttattatccacTGTTCTGCCGCTTTGTTGAAATGTTGATTATAATGAACTGCTGACCCTAAGCAGCTTAAATTCTAAGGTACGGTTACAGAGCTTGAATAAGCTTAGTTGATGATATAAAGGATGGTTATCAAATGTTAGTTAATTGGATAATCATATAATCTGCAAATGAACATAttctaatacatttatttaacttCTACAAAATTTTGTCTTGTAGATTCCCAACAGAGGCATTGACTTACTGAAAAAAGATAAATCTCggtaattttgttttgtgtgtatatacgCTAGTATTTTAAACTTGTTTTCCAACTCAGAATTAATTGAGGGGTATCCTTTTGATTTCAGGAAAAGATCTTATTCTCCAGATGGCAAAGAATCTCCAAGTGATAAGAAATCCAAAATTGATGGTTCCCAGAAGACTGAAAGTACAACTGAAGGTAAAGAACAAGAGGAGAAGTCAGGTGAAGATGGtgaaaaagatacaaaggatGACCAAGCAGAGCAAGAACCTAACATGCTTCTTGAATCTGAAGATGAGCTTCTTGTCGATGAGGAAGAAGCAGCCGCACTGCTAGAAAGTGGCAGTTCAGTGGGAGATGAGACAGATCTTGCTAATTTAGGTGATGTGGCTTCTGATGGGAAAAAGGAACCTTCAGACAAAGCTGtgaaaaaagatggaaatgcCAGTGCTTCAGCAGCTGCaaagaaaaagcttaaaaagGTAAAGGGAGATTGTATATTGACCTGTTTGAACAGAAAACTAGATCAGATAAATGTTTCCTATTTACATTAGCAGGGTCAGATTAAAGAGAACTAGTCACTTACATTCGAAAAAAtcaggtaaatttttaaaagtaaactctgCAATAAGTAGgttaagtaacttttaaaatagatataaaaaagtGTCAACTCACAGGGAAATTTTTAGCAAGGAAGGAAATTGACTTTTATTTGTGTACTGTGGTGGTAGTGTGTAAGTACTGGTAGGCAGCCTGGTAGTCgaacttttaaaaagatgggaTATGAGTTTAAGTTAACTGACCCCAAGATACTTAAAACATTCAGCCactcatttaaaaagtgttagACTTGAAGAATTTTCCTATTTGAGAACGAAAAGCTTGATCAGATAATTCAATATCTGAAGATACTCAATATTTGAAGACCTTTTTTGAGAACACATAAAAGCATTTAAAGTGAACTCAAATAGACAAACATATGCATAGCATAAAGAGTAAAACAAGAGACTGGTGTACTGAATTACCTATGATGAGGATTAGAGTATTAAAATGCCCTTGCATTAAATGGCTGTTACAATGAGATCTCAGTAATCTTGGTCCATTGGTTTTTGTAAGCAACGTTCCAGCTATTAGAAAACGAATTTTTATCTCCAGATGTTGATGGGTAGGTCAGATAAAGTTATTTTCCTTGAAGTGGATTGTTGCAGAATCCATTTGCAGTCTTAAGAGCTGAtaattattgagcatttattatatgcTATAAATTTTGTAAGCTCTTTTTATATGCTAATTAGTTTAGTCCTCAAAGTAACTGTAGTAGATACCTTTGTTGACTCCatttcatgaatgaataaatttggcATAGAGAAGTTTAATAAATTGTCTACAGTCATCCTGCTTGTAAGTGGCAGAATCTAAACTTGAAACATAGGTCATGCTCTagagcttgcttttttttttttttaaaccactacaCTATTTTAGACTGCATATTCTCTAAACAACAGTTGTATCCTAAGATACTGTCTTCCAAAGGATACCATTGAACTGCTTTTATCAAATCACATTTTTGATACATAATCCCTTGTAGCATAATAGTTACAGCAAGTGTAGAATATAATgtccttatttcatttattttctgctctttttgtGAGGCAAgcctttatttagttttaaaactaagtttttttgtttaaaaaatctgattttgGGGGAGAAAGTCAGTATtttgagagaataaataaagacaaagacgCTATCCCTTTCCCTTCAAGTAAAGCAAATGGAAGGGATGCTGCAGGATAATTGTTGCAGAGTAAATTTGTCTTTCTTAACAGCGTCGTTTCCCAGGGAGTATGGAAGGTTTTGTCACTCTAGATGAGGTTGGTGATGAGGAAGATTCGGAACGTCAGAAACTTCGTAAATCGGGCATGACATTTAGATCTGGTGACAAAAATGATGATGGTTTGGTTGAAATTAAGGTGGACAAGATCGAGGAACTTGATCAAGAAAACGAAGCAGCGTtggaaaatggaattaaaaatgaggaaaatacagaACCAGGTGCGGAATCTGCTGAGAATGCTGATGATCCCAACAAAGATACAAGTGAAAATGCGGATGGCCAAAGTGATGAAAACAAGGAGGACTATACAATCCCAGATGAGTATAGAATTGGACCATACCAGCCCAATGTTCCTGTTGGTGAGATTTAAGGCTTTGTTCTtcccctctcaccctccccaagttcttattaaataagatttttaaattggtCTTACATAAACTGATAccattttaaatctatttctctGCAGAACATTTTGTAAATCTTAATACATTCTTTTCCACTTAACCAACTCTCATTTTGTATTATCTTTTGTTACCATTTCATAATATATTCTTTCTCCGCGTAAAGGTTTCTGAGAACTTcacattgctttttctttatcttttgtatttctgcctttttaagaATGCAGTTAGGTGGGACCTTAACTGTCAATTGAGTACAATTAACTACTGATAtcatggcttttgttttgttttagcttagGTTATATTGGACTTCTCACCAATATTATCTTGTTCAAATTACATTGACCGGAAAAAGACATTTGACAACGCTAATTAAATCTTCAGTTTACTAAATTTGTAAGAATGTATGTTTGTGTTCTAGGTATAGACTATGTGATACCTAAAACAGGGTTTTACTGTAAGCTGTGTTCACTCTTTTATACAAATGAAGAAGTTGCAAAGAATACTCATTGCAGCAGCCTTCCTCATTATCAGAAATTAAAGGTAAGGCTGAACCTAAAAGAGAAGAGTTCTTTTATGAAAACTAACAAATAATGTAAATTTGTATAAAGTAAAATGTGTGTGGTACTTTCTGTAGACCCATCCTAGAGATGAcacatttacttctttattgATGGGCCTTAAACAGTTTAGTGGATTCTAGAAACATCTCTTGAGCCTTTTTCTATGGTACATTCAATTGAATAATTTTCTAGCCATGTTCTAAGATTCTGATGTAATTAAAGTTACTTAAATATTCTTGACTAAGCGTTGTGAGAGTGTAATTTCTCTAATTGGGAAGATCCTGGAGGCCTGAAATCCCAAGTGGAATAATGAAAAGCTTTTTCAACTTCTATAAAGTGCCATGTCTCTTTATACTTAATGATGTTTATATCACCTTTAAGTTGTTTATTAATAATGATATTTTGTGAGTTATATGACCAATGAGAGATAAAGGTaaaaggataaatgaataaataatcataaCGAATTTCTCTTACTAGATTTTGAAATTCGGTGTTGTTGTTAGTGACTTTTTTAAGGACTGTTGAAACAGATAATGGTGTAAAActtgaaagaagttaaagaactGAATTACAGATAACCTGGTTTTTTACACTGCTTTCTAATACAGAGCTCATTGTATACTCAGTCATCAAATGTGCTCTGTATGTTGATTTAGATGGATAAAGATAGGCTTGAATTTAGGAAATAATTCCAGTTCTTGGCTACGTCActagttttaaatgtaaatgttctttGCTACCTGTATGTATCTTCCCATTATGCCTATGAAAAAAGAATGGTGGTTAATCCCATTAGTAGCAGCAAACAAATAATACTTGTTTTGGTATTTAGCTGTATGGAGGCAGAAACTGTTACAAAGGAGAGTATTAAGACACAAGTTGTATCCTGGTATTTGATCCTTTATAAATGATagacttgtaaatattttctattataattttctaGATATTTGTTCTGTTGGAGGTGTTCTAAAGAGAGGTGGCTCTCTTTATTCTAAAGGAACTTTgtcaacttcattaaaatttaccaTGCACTACATTTTTGCTGATTATGATAATGACTTGATACTTTCCTGAGTGTTTTTTCCCTTTAGGATATAGTGGCTTTTAACCCTCTCAGCAATTTGGAGAAACTGTGATATAGTTGAGAAATTCTACCCAAAAGTCAAAAAAACTTTGAATCTTTTAGATTTGTTGAGGGAAATTTACTTATTAATGTTTTAG
Coding sequences:
- the MATR3 gene encoding matrin-3 isoform X1, producing the protein MSKSFQQSSLGRDSQGHGRDLSAAGIGLLAAATQSLSMPASLGRMNQGTARLASLMNLGMSSSLNQQGAHSALSSASTSSHNLQSIFNIGSRGPLPLSSQHRGDADQASNILASFGLSARDLDELSRYPEDKITPENLPQILLQLKRRRTEEGPTLSYGRDGRSATREPPYRVPRDDWEEKRHFRRDSFDDRGPSLNPVLDYDHGSRSQESGYYDRMDYEDDRLRDGERCRDDSFFGETSHNYHKFDSEYERMGRGPGPLQERSLFEKKRGAPPSSNIEDFHGLLPKGYPHLCSICDLPVHSNKEWSQHINGASHSRRCQLLLEIYPEWNPDNDTGHTMGDPFMLQQSTNPAPGILGPPPPSFHLGGPAVGPRGNLGAGNGNLQGPRHMQKGRVETSRVVHIMDFQRGKNLRYQLLQLVEPFGVISNHLILNKINEAFIEMATTEDAQAAVDYYTTTPALVFGKPVRVHLSQKYKRIKKPEGKPDQKFDQKQELGRVIHLSNLPHSGYSDSAVLKLAEPYGKIKNYILMRMKSQAFIEMETREDAMAMVDHCLKKALWFQGRCVKVDLSEKYKKLVLRIPNRGIDLLKKDKSRKRSYSPDGKESPSDKKSKIDGSQKTESTTEGKEQEEKSGEDGEKDTKDDQAEQEPNMLLESEDELLVDEEEAAALLESGSSVGDETDLANLGDVASDGKKEPSDKAVKKDGNASASAAAKKKLKKRRFPGSMEGFVTLDEVGDEEDSERQKLRKSGMTFRSGDKNDDGLVEIKVDKIEELDQENEAALENGIKNEENTEPGAESAENADDPNKDTSENADGQSDENKEDYTIPDEYRIGPYQPNVPVGIDYVIPKTGFYCKLCSLFYTNEEVAKNTHCSSLPHYQKLKKFLNKLAEERRQKKEA
- the MATR3 gene encoding matrin-3 isoform X2; its protein translation is MSKSFQQSSLGRDSQGHGRDLSAAGIGLLAAATQSLSMPASLGRMNQGTARLASLMNLGMSSSLNQQGAHSALSSASTSSHNLQSIFNIGSRGPLPLSSQHRGDADQASNILASFGLSARDLDELSRYPEDKITPENLPQILLQLKRRRTEEGPTLSYGRDGRSATREPPYRVPRDDWEEKRHFRRDSFDDRGPSLNPVLDYDHGSRSQESGYYDRMDYEDDRLRDGERCRDDSFFGETSHNYHKFDSEYERMGRGPGPLQERSLFEKKRGAPPSSNIEDFHGLLPKGYPHLCSICDLPVHSNKEWSQHINGASHSRRCQLLLEIYPEWNPDNDTGHTMGDPFMLQQSTNPAPGILGPPPPSFHLGGPAVGPRGNLGAGNGNLQGPRHMQKGRVETSRVVHIMDFQRGKNLRYQLLQLVEPFGVISNHLILNKINEAFIEMATTEDAQAAVDYYTTTPALVFGKPVRVHLSQKYKRIKKPEGKPDQKFDQKQELGRVIHLSNLPHSGYSDSAVLKLAEPYGKIKNYILMRMKSQAFIEMETREDAMAMVDHCLKKALWFQGRCVKVDLSEKYKKLVLRIPNRGIDLLKKDKSRKRSYSPDGKESPSDKKSKIDGSQKTESTTEGKEQEEKSGEDGEKDTKDDQAEQEPNMLLESEDELLVDEEEAAALLESGSSVGDETDLANLGDVASDGKKEPSDKAVKKDGNASASAAAKKKLKKVDKIEELDQENEAALENGIKNEENTEPGAESAENADDPNKDTSENADGQSDENKEDYTIPDEYRIGPYQPNVPVGIDYVIPKTGFYCKLCSLFYTNEEVAKNTHCSSLPHYQKLKKFLNKLAEERRQKKEA
- the MATR3 gene encoding matrin-3 isoform X3; translation: MLGAQWRRNQPPRAAEEWSQHINGASHSRRCQLLLEIYPEWNPDNDTGHTMGDPFMLQQSTNPAPGILGPPPPSFHLGGPAVGPRGNLGAGNGNLQGPRHMQKGRVETSRVVHIMDFQRGKNLRYQLLQLVEPFGVISNHLILNKINEAFIEMATTEDAQAAVDYYTTTPALVFGKPVRVHLSQKYKRIKKPEGKPDQKFDQKQELGRVIHLSNLPHSGYSDSAVLKLAEPYGKIKNYILMRMKSQAFIEMETREDAMAMVDHCLKKALWFQGRCVKVDLSEKYKKLVLRIPNRGIDLLKKDKSRKRSYSPDGKESPSDKKSKIDGSQKTESTTEGKEQEEKSGEDGEKDTKDDQAEQEPNMLLESEDELLVDEEEAAALLESGSSVGDETDLANLGDVASDGKKEPSDKAVKKDGNASASAAAKKKLKKVDKIEELDQENEAALENGIKNEENTEPGAESAENADDPNKDTSENADGQSDENKEDYTIPDEYRIGPYQPNVPVGIDYVIPKTGFYCKLCSLFYTNEEVAKNTHCSSLPHYQKLKKFLNKLAEERRQKKEA